In a genomic window of Gigantopelta aegis isolate Gae_Host chromosome 9, Gae_host_genome, whole genome shotgun sequence:
- the LOC121382374 gene encoding probable maltase-glucoamylase 2, with product MTTANYCTVLTQIEILQEYEGNIKYSYANSNATRVLFSNKSTPVGRCSTGHLDQDTASPFGRTPGRCSTGHLDQDTSSPFGRTPGRCSTGHLDQDTASPFGRTPGRCSTGHLDQDTASPFGRTPGRCSTGHLDQDTSSPFGRTPGRCSTGHLDQDTASPFGHTPGRCSTGHLDQDTFSPFGRTPGRCSTGQLDHVHPVLWATHQVGVPPATWTKTHPVFWATHSPNRFSHV from the coding sequence ATTCTGCAAGAGTATGAAGGAAACATAAAATACTCGTATGCAAATAGTAATGCAACACGTGTGCTTTTCTCAAACAAGTCCACTCCAGTAGGTAGGTGTTCCACCGGCCACTTGGACCAAGACACAGCCAGTCCTTTTGGCCGCACACCAGGTAGGTGTTCCACCGGCCACTTGGACCAAGACACATCCAGTCCTTTTGGCCGCACACCAGGTAGGTGTTCCACCGGCCACTTGGACCAAGACACAGCCAGTCCTTTTGGCCGCACACCAGGTAGGTGTTCCACCGGCCACTTGGACCAAGACACAGCCAGTCCTTTTGGCCGCACACCAGGCAGGTGTTCCACCGGCCACTTGGACCAAGACACATCCAGTCCTTTTGGCCGCACACCAGGTAGGTGTTCCACCGGTCACTTGGACCAAGACACAGCCAGTCCTTTTGGCCACACACCAGGTAGGTGTTCCACCGGCCACTTGGACCAAGACACATTCAGTCCTTTTGGCCGCACACCAGGTAGGTGTTCCACCGGTCAATTGGACCATGTACATCCAGTCCTTTGGGCCACACACCAGGTAGGTGTTCCACCGGCCACCTGGACCAAGACACATCCCGTGTTTTGGGCCACACACAGTCCAAATCGATTCAGCCACGTGTAG